From the genome of Danio rerio strain Tuebingen ecotype United States chromosome 2, GRCz12tu, whole genome shotgun sequence, one region includes:
- the ptch2 gene encoding protein patched homolog 1 — protein MASDPRDPGPAGGVFGDLPPSYTRSPPPVNSDLLRRPSYCHAAFALKQISKGKAVGQKAPLWIRARFQAFLFSLGCHIQRHCGKVLFIGLLVFGALSVGLRVAAIETDIEKLWVEAGSRVSKELRYTKEKQGEESVFTSQMLIQTPKQEGTNILTQEALLLHLEAALSASKVQVSLYGKSWDLNKICFKSGVPIIENVMIERMIDKLFPCMIVTPLDCFWEGSKLQGGSAYLPGMPDIQWMNLDPLKLMEELSQFTSLEGFREMLDKAQVGHAYMNRPCLDPSDTDCPHSAPNKDPWQVPNIAAELQGGCHGFSKKFMHWQEELILGERVKDSQNALQSAEALQTMFLLMSPKQLYEHFKDDYEIHDINWNEDKATAILESWQRKFVEVVHGSIPQNSSSNVYAFSTTTLNDIMKSFSDVSVIRVAGGYLLMLAYACVTMLRWDCAKSQGAVGLAGVLLVALSVAAGLGLCSLLGLSFNAATTQVLPFLALGIGVDDMFLLAHSFTETRSNIPFKERTGDCLRRTGTSVALTSINNMIAFFMAALVPIPALRAFSLQAAVVVVFNFAMVLLIFPAILSLDLHRREDKRLDILCCFYSPCSSRVIQIQPQELSDANDNHQRAPATPTYTGSTITTSTHITTTVQAFTQCDAAGQHIVTILPPTSQISTTPPSMVLSTPTPTTDPYGSQVFTTSSSTRDLLAQVEEPKEGRECVPLPFFRWNLSSFAREKYAPLLLKPETKTVVVVVFVALLSLSLYGTTMVHDGLYLTDIVPRDTQEYEFITAQFKYFSFYNMYLVTMDGFDYARSQRQLLQLHNAFNSVKYVVKDGNHKLPRMWLHYFQDWLKGLQATFDADWEAGKITYDSYRNGTEDGALAYKLLIQTGSKKEPFNYSQLTSRRLVDEDGLIPPEVFYIYLTVWVSNDPLGYAASQANFYPHPREWIHDKYDTTGENLRIPAAEPLEFAQFPFYLNGLRQASDFIEAIESVRTICEEFMRQGIKNYPNGYPFLFWEQYIGLRHWFLLSISVVLACTFLVCAILLLNPWTAGVIVFILAMMTVELFGIMGLIGIKLSAIPVVILIASVGIGVEFTVHIALGFLTAIGDRNTRSAVAMEHMFAPVIDGAISTLLGVLMLAGSEFDFIMRYFFAVLAILTLLGILNGLVLLPVLLSLMGPPAEVVPANNANHLQSPSPEPMPPPMNHHGYYAGHIPKASHQAFSETSDSEYYSETTTTSGIGEEEYKYCDRSTYITPPAQPPTTHILLEASKNPSFPKLTVVKPFHEVQNCETKQNAVNSISSQIKRWDNKNEDQGQRRQHLPTDRTNCQRRTTQCGPGPQQGTGQQQNRTTAHTGALQHPNNAITMVTATASVTVAVHPSLPGSYQGYMHEGFEDNESDSFNDSKRTSHTYGKATHYKKDSLELQDLNSTEKDPHQANQMLGCAWNQAAKDC, from the exons ATGGCCTCGGATCCCAGAGACCCGGGACCGGCCGGTGGTGTTTTTGGAGATTTACCCCCAAGTTACACACGCTCTCCGCCGCCTGTGAACTCAGATCTCCTCCGGAGACCCAGTTACTGCCACGCCGCTTTTGCTTTAAAACAGATTTCTAAG GGAAAAGCTGTGGGACAGAAAGCACCACTGTGGATTCGGGCGAGGTTCCAGGCTTTTCTCTTTTCTCTGGGCTGTCACATCCAGCGACACTGTGGAAAAGTGCTTTTCATTGGACTGCTTGTGTTCGGAGCCCTGTCTGTTGGGTTGCGGGTCGCTGCCATTGAAACGGACATAGAGAAACTATGGGTGGAAG CTGGCAGTCGAGTGAGCAAGGAGCTACGCTACACAAAAGAGAAGCAAGGAGAGGAGTCAGTGTTCACCTCACAGATGCTGATACAGACACCCAAACAGGAAGGAACTAATATTCTTACCCAGGAGGCTTTGCTGCTCCACCTGGAGGCAGCTCTGTCAGCTAGCAAAGTTCAAGTGTCTCTTTATGGAAA ATCTTGGGATCTTAATAAAATCTGCTTCAAATCTGGAGTTCCAATTATAGAAAATGTCATGATTGAAAGG ATGATTGATAAGCTTTTCCCCTGCATGATTGTGACTCCTTTGGACTGCTTTTGGGAAGGCTCCAAGTTGCAGGGAGGCTCCGCCTACTTACC GGGCATGCCTGACATTCAATGGATGAATCTGGATCCACTCAAGCTAATGGAGGAGTTAAGCCAGTTTACGTCTCTAGAGGGCTTTCGAGAGATGCTGGATAAAGCTCAGGTGGGCCATGCCTATATGAACCGTCCATGCTTAGATCCCAGTGACACAGACTGCCCTCACAGTGCCCCTAATAAGGACCCATGGCAG GTCCCTAATATTGCTGCTGAACTTCAGGGTGGTTGCCATGGTTTCTCCAAGAAGTTCATGCACTGGCAGGAGGAGCTGATCCTGGGCGAAAGAGTAAAGGACTCCCAGAATGCCTTGCAGAG TGCGGAGGCCCTTCAGACAATGTTCCTCCTTATGAGTCCCAAACAGCTCTATGAGCACTTCAAAGATGACTATGAGATCCATGACATCAACTGGAATGAGGACAAAGCCACCGCCATCTTGGAGTCCTGGCAGAGGAAGTTTGTTGAG GTTGTTCATGGGAGCATTCCTCAGAATTCTTCCTCCAATGTTTATGCCTTCTCTACAACCACTCTTAATGACATCATGAAATCTTTCTCTGACGTCAGCGTAATCAGGGTGGCAGGTGGTTATCTGCTCATG CTGGCATACGCATGCGTGACCATGCTGCGCTGGGACTGCGCGAAGTCTCAGGGTGCTGTAGGGCTGGCAGGAGTACTGCTAGTTGCTCTATCTGTGGCTGCAGGACTTGGACTGTGTTCGCTGTTGGGACTGTCCTTTAATGCCGCCACCACGCAG GTGCTACCATTTCTAGCCTTGGGGATTGGAGTTGACGACATGTTCTTGTTGGCTCATTCCTTCACAGAGACCCGATCCAACATCCCATTCAAG GAGAGGACAGGTGACTGCCTGAGAAGAACTGGCACCAGTGTGGCTCTTACCTCAATTAATAACATGATTGCTTTCTTCATGGCAGCCCTAGTGCCAATTCCTGCTCTTCGGGCCTTCTCACTTCAG gcGGCTGTTGTGGTGGTCTTTAACTTTGCTATGGTTTTGCTGATATTCCCTGCCATTCTGAGTTTGGACCTGCATAGACGAGAGGACAAAAGACTGGACATCCTGTGCTGTTTCTACAG TCCCTGTTCATCTCGGGTCATTCAAATCCAGCCTCAAGAGCTCTCAGATGCTAATGACAACCATCAGCGTGCTCCAGCTACCCCCACCTACACAGGCTCCACTATAACCACAAGCACCCACATCACTACCACTGTTCAGGCCTTCACTCAATGTGATGCAGCTGGTCAGCATATTGTCACCATCTTGCCACCCACCTCCCAGATATCCACCACTCCTCCATCCATGGTCCTATCCACACCAACCCCTACCACTGACCCTTATGGCTCTCAGGTGTTCACCACTTCCAGCTCCACCCGAGACCTTCTAGCCCAGGTGGAAGAGCCCAAAGAGGGCCGTGAGTGTGTGCCTCTTCCCTTCTTTCGCTGGAATCTGTCAAGCTTTGCAAGAGAAAAGTATGCCCCTCTGTTGCTGAAGCCTGAAACTAAGACTGTggtggttgttgtttttgtggcTCTTTTAAGCCTCAGCCTCTATGGTACCACAATGGTTCACGATGGACTCTACTTGACTGATATTGTCCCTAGAGACACACAGGAGTATGAATTCATTACAGCTCAGTTTAAATACTTCTCCTTCTATAATATGTACCTGGTTACCATGGATGGCTTTGACTATGCCCGTTCTCAAAGACAGCTTCTACAACTTCATAATGCCTTTAACTCTGTGAAATACGTAGTTAAGGATGGCAATCACAAACTTCCCAGAATGTGGCTGCACTACTTCCAGGATTGGCTCAAAG GTCTGCAAGCCACTTTTGATGCTGATTGGGAAGCTGGCAAAATTACCTATGACAGCTATCGCAATGGCACAGAGGATGGAGCACTGGCCTACAAGCTTCTTATACAAACTGGCTCTAAGAAAGAACCTTTCAACTACAGCCAG CTCACATCTCGCCGCCTGGTGGATGAGGACGGTCTTATTCCTCCAGAGGTTTTTTATATCTACCTGACAGTATGGGTCAGTAATGATCCACTGGGCTATGCTGCCTCCCAAGCCAACTTTTACCCCCATCCTCGGGAGTGGATCCATGATAAGTACGACACCACTGGAGAGAACCTTCGCA TCCCTGCGGCAGAGCCTCTAGAGTTTGCACAGTTTCCTTTCTACCTAAATGGACTAAGACAAGCCTCAGACTTTATTGAAGCCATCGAGAGCGTGCGCACAATCTGTGAGGAGTTCATGCGTCAGGGAATCAAGAACTATCCCAATGGCTACCCCTTTTTGTTTTGGGAACAGTACATTGGTCTGCGCCACTGGTTCTTACTGTCCATCAGTGTAGTGCTTGCCTGCACCTTCCTGGTGTGTGCCATCCTCCTGCTCAACCCCTGGACCGCAGGCGTCATT GTTTTTATtttggccatgatgacagtggaACTTTTTGGCATTATGGGCCTAATTGGTATCAAGCTGAGTGCTATTCCTGTGGTCATCCTTATAGCCTCTGTTGGTATTGGAGTGGAGTTTACTGTGCACATTGCACTG GGTTTCCTAACTGCCATTGGGGACAGGAACACTCGTTCAGCCGTTGCTATGGAACATATGTTTGCTCCTGTGATTGACGGCGCCATCTCCACTCTTTTGGGAGTGCTTATGCTTGCCGGCTCAGAGTTTGACTTCATCATGAG ATACTTCTTTGCTGTGCTGGCCATACTGACGTTGTTGGGGATCCTGAATGGTTTGGTTCTACTTCCGGTACTTCTTTCACTCATGGGCCCCCCAGCTGAGGTTGTACCTGCTAACAACGCAAATCATTTGCAAAGTCCTTCTCCTGAGCCCATGCCTCCTCCTATGAACCACCATGGGTACTACGCTGGGCACATCCCCAAGGCATCACATCAGGCATTCTCTGAGACCTCTGACTCTGAGTACTATTCTGAAACGACGACCACCTCTGGCATCGGGGAGGAGGAATACAAGTACTGTGACAGGAGCACATACATCACACCTCCAGCTCAACCTCCAACCACTCATATTCTGCTTGAAGCCAGCAAAAACCCCAGCTTCCCTAAGCTCACA GTGGTGAAACCATTTCATGAAGTACAGAACTGCGAGACTAAGCAGAATGCTGTCAACTCCATCAGCTCACAGATCAAACGGTGGGACAATAAAAATGAGGACCAGGGGCAGAGGAGACAACATTTACCTACTGACAGGACAAACTGTCAGCGTAGGACTACTCAATGTGGCCCAGGGCCACAACAAGGAACAGGGCAGCAGCAAAACAGGACTACAGCCCATACAGGGGCATTGCAGCACCCTAATAATGCCATCACCATGGTTACAGCAACAGCCTCTGTGACAGTGGCAGTGCACCCCAGTTTGCCGGGGTCATACCAGGGTTACATGCATGAAGGGTTTGAGGATAATGAGTCAGACTCTTTTAATGACTCTAAGAGGACTTCTCACACCTATGGAAAAGCCACACATTATAAGAAAGACTCTTTGGAACTTCAAGATCTGAATTCCACAGAAAAAGACCCACATCAAGCTAACCAGATGCTAG GTTGTGCATGGAATCAAGCAGCCAAAGATTGCTAG